Proteins encoded by one window of Mariniplasma anaerobium:
- a CDS encoding potassium channel family protein, producing MKIKKIVLWGLIMITIIFGAAIGYTLILDVPFVDGLYMTIITISTVGYGEVALMTPLAKLFSIIFIIISVGMVGYLVKASFDFFGENNFNQTWRRKKMLKEINKLKDHIIICGGGETGINVIKQMMKRDVDIVVVDNDEKIIETLKELKCPHIFDDATKEEVLIQAGLKEAKGIITTLSTDADNVFVVLTAKQLNPNIHIISRFHESSAEKKLIHAGANQTVSPDEIGGKKMAALMISPHVQYFVDNIIDTKNMSIDMEEVLIKETSGLVNKKLRDTKISEKAGLIVLALRRDEDIFIFNPKADEVLRANDNMIVVGSKEQIEKLKQMSLDVD from the coding sequence ATGAAAATAAAGAAAATAGTATTATGGGGTTTAATTATGATCACCATTATTTTTGGTGCAGCTATCGGATATACTTTAATATTAGATGTTCCATTTGTTGATGGTCTTTATATGACAATTATTACCATATCAACTGTAGGATATGGAGAAGTTGCATTGATGACACCACTGGCTAAATTGTTTTCCATTATATTTATAATTATTAGTGTAGGTATGGTTGGGTATTTAGTTAAGGCTAGTTTTGATTTTTTTGGAGAAAATAATTTTAATCAAACGTGGAGGAGAAAAAAGATGCTTAAAGAAATTAACAAATTAAAAGATCATATTATCATTTGTGGTGGTGGAGAAACTGGCATTAATGTTATTAAACAAATGATGAAACGTGATGTTGATATCGTCGTTGTAGATAACGATGAAAAAATTATTGAGACTTTAAAAGAACTAAAATGTCCTCATATTTTTGATGATGCTACCAAAGAAGAAGTTTTAATTCAAGCAGGTTTGAAAGAAGCTAAAGGTATTATTACAACACTTTCAACAGATGCTGATAATGTCTTTGTTGTCTTAACTGCAAAACAGTTAAATCCTAACATACATATTATTTCTAGATTCCATGAAAGCAGTGCTGAAAAAAAATTGATCCATGCAGGAGCTAATCAAACTGTATCTCCAGATGAAATTGGTGGTAAAAAAATGGCAGCACTTATGATTTCACCACACGTTCAATATTTTGTAGATAACATTATTGATACAAAAAATATGTCTATTGATATGGAAGAAGTTCTTATTAAAGAAACTTCAGGATTAGTTAATAAAAAATTACGTGATACTAAAATATCAGAAAAAGCTGGATTAATCGTTTTAGCTTTAAGAAGAGATGAAGATATCTTTATTTTTAATCCTAAAGCAGATGAAGTCCTAAGAGCTAATGATAATATGATTGTTGTAGGTTCTAAAGAGCAAATCGAAAAACTTAAACAAATGTCACTTGATGTAGATTAG
- a CDS encoding OsmC family protein encodes MKTDNITMKFNNKFIGSMTSPKGEIPIGSQDNGQAPYHLLYGALGSCFFATFLSIANKMRLTFDDAELEISGTKRDENPATLEYVVIDMVVYNPSHEARLEKAAHLGAQHCSIHETISKVSDIKLNIVFKQK; translated from the coding sequence ATGAAAACAGACAATATTACAATGAAATTTAACAATAAATTTATAGGATCAATGACATCTCCAAAAGGTGAAATTCCTATTGGATCTCAAGACAATGGACAAGCTCCATATCATTTACTATATGGTGCACTGGGGTCTTGTTTTTTTGCTACTTTTTTAAGTATCGCTAATAAAATGAGATTAACATTTGATGATGCCGAACTTGAAATCTCTGGCACTAAAAGAGATGAAAATCCAGCAACTCTAGAATATGTAGTTATTGACATGGTTGTTTATAATCCAAGTCATGAGGCAAGATTAGAAAAAGCGGCTCACTTAGGCGCACAACATTGCTCAATTCATGAAACCATTAGTAAAGTTAGCGATATTAAATTAAATATAGTTTTTAAACAAAAATAG
- a CDS encoding DUF4256 domain-containing protein: MSENINKVEQDRLLKVLKERFEKHVKRHQTVSWDDILSHLSEDHIYSIYHMELTGGQPDAVCFENNLFFVDMAKETPKDRRSICYDKKARLGRKKFPPKTSVLEMAEEMKIEVLDKDMYMKLQEIEDIDLKTSSWIKTPENIRKLGGALYGDKRYNETFIYHNGADSYYGVRGFRGYIKIY; this comes from the coding sequence ATGAGTGAAAACATTAACAAAGTAGAACAAGATAGATTACTCAAAGTCTTGAAAGAAAGATTTGAAAAACATGTCAAAAGACATCAAACAGTGAGCTGGGATGACATATTATCTCATTTATCAGAGGATCATATATATTCAATTTATCATATGGAATTAACTGGTGGTCAACCAGATGCAGTTTGTTTTGAAAACAACTTATTTTTTGTAGATATGGCAAAAGAAACACCTAAAGATAGAAGAAGTATATGCTATGATAAAAAAGCTAGACTAGGACGTAAGAAGTTTCCACCAAAAACTTCTGTTTTAGAGATGGCAGAAGAGATGAAAATAGAAGTTTTAGATAAAGATATGTATATGAAACTACAAGAAATTGAAGACATTGATTTAAAAACATCTAGTTGGATAAAAACACCTGAAAATATTAGAAAATTAGGTGGTGCTTTGTATGGAGATAAAAGATATAATGAAACGTTTATCTATCATAATGGTGCAGATTCTTACTATGGAGTAAGAGGGTTTAGAGGGTATATTAAAATCTATTAA
- a CDS encoding GNAT family N-acetyltransferase, translating into MKNNIVTIIRPFEKEDYPSVVDIIADSFSSKFNKLTKMGIEKTKDFMIDSTLFDDQPQDGYWVAQYDDKIVGVLKLKTDQLIKIKNKIKPSFFKLSKTYGFINVIKLSLAGLILNDSPKKNTCYIEHIAVDKNARGLGIGKKLMAKATEQLQNNPNINRLTLYVASDNDGAIKLYEKLGYKTIKITKSLLTKLLLNEKKWLYMALYEDETTFHKKSFNSHWYLGFLGFIILFFIPDILSAFTQTGSYWSLLHLLWLFWFSYFIPENL; encoded by the coding sequence ATGAAAAACAATATTGTTACAATCATTAGACCATTTGAAAAAGAAGATTATCCAAGTGTTGTGGATATAATTGCAGACTCTTTTTCAAGTAAATTTAATAAATTAACAAAGATGGGTATTGAAAAAACAAAAGATTTTATGATTGATTCTACACTTTTTGATGATCAACCTCAAGACGGTTATTGGGTTGCTCAATATGATGATAAAATCGTAGGTGTCCTCAAGTTAAAAACAGATCAACTGATAAAAATCAAAAATAAGATCAAACCTTCATTTTTTAAACTATCAAAAACTTATGGTTTTATAAATGTTATTAAATTAAGTCTAGCTGGGCTTATTCTAAATGATTCACCTAAGAAAAATACATGCTATATTGAACATATTGCAGTTGATAAAAATGCTCGCGGTCTTGGAATCGGAAAAAAACTCATGGCAAAAGCAACTGAACAATTACAGAATAATCCTAATATTAACCGTCTTACTTTATATGTTGCAAGTGATAATGATGGTGCTATCAAATTATATGAAAAGCTCGGTTATAAAACTATAAAAATTACTAAAAGTCTTTTAACAAAACTACTATTAAATGAAAAAAAATGGCTCTATATGGCATTATATGAGGATGAAACCACTTTTCACAAAAAGTCTTTTAACTCACACTGGTATCTAGGCTTTCTTGGATTCATCATACTATTTTTTATCCCAGATATTTTATCTGCATTTACACAAACAGGTAGTTATTGGAGTCTTTTACATCTACTATGGTTGTTTTGGTTTTCTTACTTTATACCTGAAAATTTATAA
- a CDS encoding GGDEF domain-containing protein → MNLTLIAQYATDIIALLMLLGLLTKENLLNLHSKRFFKYSIFLTIIIIIAELGSLAVDNQGSSLKPLNQMFNIVGFSLTPLIPLMLIELFSQNVLKKHKFVFIPSILNAIAVLLSPWFGWIYKINIDNQYERGSLFIIFVVVYIINILVLSHIVWLSGRKRFFPIKWKILGLSLFTIVGTCIQLILPEVISSWHVVTLALFLLFILLSVFENSFDALTGLFNRLAFEKATSTLSYKKPYTIILIDINHFKKTNDEHGHDTGDLALKEIAEVIKNSISYELNGYRIGGDEFSLILETRDEIIISDYLNTIKCGLDERRKNNKMLPTISIGYSIHNGKKSLSFQDVYREADKHMYEDKKEQKKDIKH, encoded by the coding sequence ATGAACTTAACACTTATCGCACAATATGCGACAGATATTATTGCATTACTAATGCTCTTAGGTTTGCTAACCAAAGAAAACTTATTAAACCTTCATAGCAAAAGATTTTTTAAATACAGTATCTTTTTAACAATCATCATAATTATTGCTGAATTAGGATCATTAGCTGTAGATAATCAAGGATCTAGTTTAAAACCTTTAAATCAGATGTTTAATATTGTTGGTTTTTCTTTGACACCTTTAATTCCTCTTATGCTTATTGAATTATTTAGTCAAAATGTTTTAAAAAAGCATAAATTTGTATTTATACCTTCTATATTAAATGCTATAGCTGTTTTATTATCACCTTGGTTTGGATGGATTTATAAAATTAATATTGATAATCAGTATGAACGAGGTAGTTTATTTATCATCTTTGTTGTTGTATATATCATTAATATTTTAGTATTATCACATATTGTTTGGTTAAGTGGTAGAAAAAGATTTTTTCCTATTAAATGGAAGATATTAGGCTTATCTTTATTTACAATCGTCGGAACATGTATTCAACTTATCCTTCCTGAAGTTATATCCTCATGGCATGTTGTTACATTAGCTTTATTTTTGCTTTTTATATTACTATCTGTATTTGAAAATAGTTTTGATGCATTAACAGGTCTTTTCAATCGTCTTGCATTTGAAAAAGCAACAAGCACATTATCTTATAAAAAGCCATATACAATTATTCTAATAGATATTAATCATTTTAAAAAAACCAATGATGAACATGGTCACGATACAGGAGACTTAGCTTTAAAAGAAATTGCCGAAGTCATTAAGAACTCAATAAGCTATGAACTAAATGGGTATCGTATTGGTGGAGATGAATTTTCTCTAATACTAGAAACAAGAGATGAAATTATAATTTCTGATTATTTGAATACTATAAAATGTGGTTTAGATGAAAGAAGAAAGAATAACAAAATGCTTCCTACAATTTCTATAGGATATTCAATTCATAATGGCAAGAAATCTCTATCATTTCAAGATGTCTACAGAGAAGCTGATAAGCATATGTATGAAGATAAAAAAGAGCAAAAAAAAGATATAAAGCATTAA
- a CDS encoding competence protein TfoX, with protein MTSKELFKEVMNQLNEIDDITYKAMMGGYLFYYKNRLFGGIYSLGFMVKITKSSKKYLPYAKVMPPYQGAKEKILVEDISKGQLLCDMIKEMYKDLPNPKVKTTK; from the coding sequence ATGACATCAAAAGAACTTTTCAAAGAGGTTATGAATCAGTTAAATGAGATTGATGATATCACTTATAAAGCAATGATGGGTGGATATCTTTTTTATTATAAAAACAGATTGTTTGGTGGCATCTATTCTCTTGGATTCATGGTTAAAATTACAAAATCTAGTAAAAAATATTTACCATATGCAAAAGTTATGCCTCCTTATCAAGGAGCTAAAGAAAAAATATTAGTTGAAGATATCTCAAAAGGTCAGTTGCTTTGCGATATGATAAAAGAAATGTACAAAGATTTGCCAAATCCAAAAGTAAAAACAACAAAATGA
- a CDS encoding AAA family ATPase translates to MLIKTVLIQSNQREKYPFNLPLFQKKIELDINHSVTVLVGANGSGKSSMLKLIQSKLSLVSIKLPEDDDIVDVNKNDVKITLELLKPKGFFFESVKFINYLSYLKREIEHAQKEIIRIDQEYKDKPDYSKALAKSPYNRTLYELDNMYDKDLTESSHGEAYLDFFSSRIRDNQIYLLDEPETPLSTQNQLTLLAMIMDATKRGCQFIIATHSPILAAIPDATIYEITDNKFVKVDYDDIESINLLRHFLNDKQQFLRHFKTDK, encoded by the coding sequence ATGTTGATAAAAACTGTTTTAATTCAATCAAATCAAAGAGAAAAATATCCTTTTAATTTGCCATTATTTCAAAAGAAAATTGAGCTAGATATTAATCATTCAGTTACTGTTTTAGTTGGTGCTAATGGATCTGGAAAATCTAGTATGCTTAAATTGATCCAATCAAAATTATCATTGGTTAGCATAAAATTGCCAGAAGATGATGATATAGTTGATGTGAATAAGAATGATGTGAAGATAACTCTGGAATTATTGAAACCAAAAGGCTTCTTTTTTGAAAGTGTTAAATTCATTAACTATCTTTCTTATTTAAAAAGAGAAATTGAACACGCACAAAAAGAAATAATAAGAATTGATCAAGAATATAAAGACAAACCTGATTATTCAAAAGCTTTAGCAAAATCTCCATATAATCGTACTCTTTATGAATTAGATAATATGTATGATAAAGATTTAACTGAATCATCTCATGGTGAAGCTTATCTAGATTTCTTTTCATCAAGAATTAGGGATAACCAAATATATCTATTAGATGAACCGGAAACACCTTTATCTACTCAAAATCAGTTAACATTATTAGCAATGATTATGGATGCAACAAAGAGAGGGTGCCAATTTATTATTGCAACGCATTCCCCTATTTTAGCTGCAATACCTGATGCAACAATTTATGAAATTACAGATAATAAATTTGTTAAAGTAGATTATGATGATATAGAAAGTATTAACTTATTAAGACATTTTTTGAATGATAAACAACAATTTTTAAGACATTTCAAAACGGACAAATAA
- the rlmD gene encoding 23S rRNA (uracil(1939)-C(5))-methyltransferase RlmD: MKIKCIRLEEMKDSIIEDGSRFKYLLPDEIAEIDDQNNRIIKDKDVYENSEFRKKPVCPIFYECGGCDFLHIDYQHQLDMKQAYVQNLFEEHGYSNVVNPIIKSDRPLHYRHKAVLSAKTNKQKLRLGLYREHTREVLPFLGCFIHDRDANNVLKTIEILMNKYKIGAYDLKSNTGILKHVLIRKSYDRNEMMVVFVTNGNLLPNAKKISQELVKKHSQVVTTVQNIHYKSTHLVLLDDEKVVYGPGYLIDKIDDLSFRLSAKSFYQINPEQMFKLYKKAIEMADISDKDVVLDTYSGIGTLSLLLSKVAKKVIAVEVNRDAHIDAVNNKRYNQISNVDFICDDVSNTIKTLDTHIDVLFMDPTRDGSTKDFLDAVLELKPKKIIYISCEPKTQVRDLDLLKEVYDIIEIQPVDMFSQTIHVESVVSLVIKQI, from the coding sequence ATGAAAATCAAATGTATTAGATTAGAAGAAATGAAAGATTCTATAATAGAAGATGGTTCTAGATTTAAATATCTTTTACCAGATGAAATTGCAGAAATAGATGATCAAAACAATAGAATAATAAAAGATAAAGACGTTTATGAAAATAGCGAGTTTAGAAAAAAACCAGTTTGTCCTATATTTTATGAGTGTGGTGGATGTGATTTTCTTCATATTGATTATCAACACCAACTTGATATGAAACAAGCTTACGTTCAAAACCTATTTGAAGAACATGGATATTCAAATGTTGTAAATCCTATTATAAAAAGTGATAGACCGCTACATTATCGACATAAGGCTGTTTTATCAGCTAAAACTAATAAACAAAAGCTTAGATTAGGTCTTTATAGAGAACATACTAGAGAAGTATTACCTTTTTTAGGCTGTTTTATTCATGATAGAGATGCCAATAATGTATTAAAGACTATAGAAATATTAATGAATAAATATAAAATTGGTGCATATGATTTAAAATCTAATACTGGTATTTTAAAACATGTATTGATTCGAAAATCCTATGATCGAAATGAAATGATGGTTGTATTTGTAACAAATGGTAATTTACTTCCGAACGCAAAAAAAATAAGTCAAGAGCTTGTTAAAAAACATAGTCAAGTTGTTACAACAGTTCAAAATATTCATTATAAAAGCACACATTTAGTTTTATTAGATGATGAAAAAGTCGTTTACGGTCCAGGATATTTAATAGATAAAATTGATGATTTATCATTTAGACTATCTGCAAAATCATTTTATCAAATCAATCCAGAACAAATGTTTAAACTATATAAAAAAGCTATAGAAATGGCAGATATATCTGATAAAGATGTAGTTTTAGATACATATTCAGGTATAGGCACATTATCTTTGTTGCTATCTAAAGTTGCTAAGAAAGTAATTGCTGTAGAAGTGAATCGTGATGCACATATTGATGCAGTAAACAACAAACGATATAATCAAATATCCAATGTTGATTTTATTTGTGATGATGTTAGTAATACCATCAAAACATTAGATACACATATTGATGTTTTATTTATGGATCCTACAAGAGATGGATCAACAAAAGATTTTTTAGATGCTGTTTTAGAATTGAAACCTAAAAAGATTATCTATATTTCTTGTGAACCAAAAACACAAGTAAGAGATTTGGATTTACTTAAAGAAGTATATGATATTATTGAAATCCAACCTGTAGATATGTTTTCTCAAACTATACATGTTGAAAGTGTAGTTTCACTAGTTATAAAGCAAATATAA
- a CDS encoding lysophospholipid acyltransferase family protein — MDQYERFDITQKPRKEKFFLTPVAWLLSFPTVWRRKLKINKVGMKGLKPPYVLICTHHSFLDFKVTTKAIFPHRANYIVAIDGFIKREWLLRNVGAIEKRKFTNDTVLFRHIKYALEKLNNIVAIYPEARYSLIGTSSILPDSLGKMVKVLNKPVVVLNMHGDYLTQPVWNLKMRKVPLKADMTKLFDPEDLKTLSIDEINASIRKAMTYDEYQWQKDNHIKIDFKDRAKNIHKILYQCPSCHKEHQMDSDEHYIWCNACGKTYEMSVYGELKAQKGDTEFSHIPDWYEWQRSEVIKQLKNKTYSFSDEVIVEALPNTKGYINLGNGWLTHDSNGFSLKLKNETYDINLEKEPLSMYGCHVEYDYMHKGDCVDLSTLHDTFYIYPMHKKNVVTKIQLAVEELYILEKEKKNLT; from the coding sequence ATGGATCAATATGAGAGATTTGATATTACACAAAAGCCACGTAAGGAAAAGTTTTTTTTAACTCCTGTAGCATGGCTTTTATCTTTTCCAACAGTTTGGAGAAGAAAACTAAAAATAAATAAGGTTGGTATGAAGGGGCTAAAGCCTCCTTATGTTTTAATATGTACGCATCATTCATTTCTAGATTTCAAAGTCACTACGAAAGCAATTTTTCCACATAGAGCCAATTATATTGTAGCAATTGATGGTTTTATAAAAAGAGAATGGTTGTTAAGGAATGTCGGTGCAATCGAGAAACGAAAATTCACTAATGATACAGTTTTATTTAGACATATTAAATACGCATTAGAAAAATTAAATAATATTGTCGCTATATATCCAGAAGCAAGATATTCTTTAATCGGTACATCATCCATTTTGCCTGATTCATTAGGAAAAATGGTTAAGGTGCTTAATAAACCTGTCGTTGTTTTAAATATGCATGGAGACTATTTAACTCAACCGGTATGGAATTTGAAGATGAGAAAAGTTCCTTTAAAAGCAGATATGACTAAGCTCTTTGATCCAGAAGATTTAAAGACACTTTCAATTGATGAGATCAATGCATCAATTCGTAAAGCTATGACTTATGATGAGTATCAGTGGCAAAAGGATAATCATATTAAAATAGATTTCAAAGATAGAGCAAAAAATATTCATAAAATTTTATATCAATGCCCTAGTTGTCATAAGGAACACCAAATGGATTCTGATGAGCATTACATATGGTGTAATGCCTGTGGAAAAACATATGAAATGAGTGTTTATGGAGAACTTAAGGCTCAAAAAGGTGACACTGAGTTTTCACATATTCCTGACTGGTATGAATGGCAAAGAAGTGAAGTAATCAAGCAGTTAAAAAATAAAACATATAGTTTTAGTGATGAAGTAATTGTAGAAGCTCTACCAAATACTAAAGGATATATTAATTTAGGAAATGGTTGGCTGACCCATGATTCAAACGGATTTAGTTTAAAATTAAAAAATGAGACTTACGATATTAATTTAGAAAAAGAACCGTTATCAATGTATGGATGCCATGTGGAATATGATTATATGCATAAAGGTGATTGTGTTGATTTATCAACGTTGCATGATACATTTTATATTTATCCTATGCATAAAAAAAATGTAGTTACTAAAATACAATTAGCTGTAGAAGAGTTATATATTTTAGAAAAAGAAAAGAAAAATTTGACATAA
- a CDS encoding sensor domain-containing diguanylate cyclase, with protein sequence MLEQLKKYFDNFHEAVYIVDPDRKILYYNPIAEKISGFTKEEMENTHCYDNKLNHIDEDGKKLCLDGCPLQKSIRENVVTDNFVYLQHKKGHRIIVHVRAIPLIENGKVIGAIEVFTDQTKRSLLYENEKINAIIKYIDPLTGLLNRLFMKYELQTFLDKRELQEWGIIFLDLDNFKRTNDTYGHLIGDQVLASVSNTILNFLEEDDFAFRFGGDELIVMFSKAKKSTLIKKAKVLQVLIKATKIRDIDDENLTNTSMGLTVMKNGSNIMDMIDIADQAMYEAKQEGKNLIKYVEA encoded by the coding sequence ATGTTGGAACAACTAAAAAAATACTTTGATAATTTTCATGAAGCAGTTTATATAGTCGATCCTGACAGAAAGATCTTATATTATAATCCGATTGCTGAAAAAATATCAGGCTTTACAAAAGAAGAAATGGAAAATACGCATTGTTATGATAATAAATTAAATCATATAGATGAAGATGGAAAAAAACTTTGTCTTGATGGATGTCCATTACAAAAATCAATAAGAGAAAATGTAGTTACTGATAATTTTGTTTATTTACAACATAAAAAAGGACATAGAATCATCGTTCATGTAAGAGCCATTCCTTTGATTGAAAATGGAAAAGTTATTGGCGCAATTGAAGTATTTACTGATCAAACAAAACGTTCTTTATTATATGAAAATGAAAAGATAAATGCAATCATTAAATACATTGATCCACTAACCGGTCTTTTGAATCGTTTGTTTATGAAATATGAATTACAAACATTTTTAGATAAACGCGAATTACAAGAATGGGGCATTATATTTTTAGATTTAGATAACTTTAAACGGACAAATGATACCTATGGACATCTTATTGGTGATCAGGTCTTAGCATCTGTTTCTAATACGATTCTAAATTTTTTAGAAGAAGATGATTTTGCATTCCGCTTTGGTGGAGATGAACTCATTGTCATGTTTAGTAAAGCAAAAAAATCAACACTTATTAAAAAAGCTAAAGTATTACAAGTTTTGATAAAAGCAACTAAAATTAGAGATATTGATGATGAGAATTTGACAAATACATCTATGGGATTAACTGTTATGAAAAATGGCTCAAATATCATGGATATGATTGATATAGCAGATCAAGCGATGTATGAAGCAAAGCAAGAAGGCAAAAATTTAATTAAATATGTAGAAGCATAA
- a CDS encoding glycine C-acetyltransferase, whose protein sequence is MSFLKANIDQLKKDGVYRKLPINEGPCDAEITLNGKRVINLSSNNYLGFANHPRLKKAAKEAIDKYGVGAGAVRTIVGNMDIHEQLDVVIADFKHEEAALVFQSGYNVNAGVIQAITTDKDLIISDALNHASIIDGVRLSKASRAVFKHSDMKDLERILIEKRDQYEQVLIITDGVFSMDGDIANLPEIVRLAKQYKCLTYVDDAHGSGVLGDRGRGTVDHFKLHGQVDFIVGTLSKAIGVVGGYVCGSAEMRDWLLHRGRPLLFSTAMMPAAAAAIIEAFNMLETSDEYTEKLWSNAKYFKEKLERLGFDIGHSQTPITPIIIGNEALTMAFSESLLYNGVYVSGIIFPTVPMGTGRIRCMVSALHTKKQLDKAIDIMEKTAKKLRVL, encoded by the coding sequence TTGTCATTTTTAAAAGCAAATATTGATCAATTAAAAAAAGATGGAGTCTATAGAAAATTACCTATAAATGAAGGCCCATGTGATGCAGAAATTACTTTAAATGGTAAAAGAGTAATCAACTTATCATCAAATAATTATTTAGGATTTGCAAATCATCCAAGACTTAAAAAAGCGGCTAAAGAAGCTATAGATAAATATGGTGTGGGTGCTGGAGCAGTTAGAACAATCGTTGGTAATATGGATATTCATGAACAATTGGATGTAGTGATTGCTGATTTTAAGCATGAAGAAGCTGCACTTGTTTTTCAATCTGGATATAATGTTAATGCTGGTGTTATTCAAGCAATCACAACAGATAAAGATTTAATTATATCTGATGCATTAAATCATGCATCAATCATTGATGGAGTTCGCTTATCAAAAGCAAGTAGAGCTGTATTCAAACATAGCGACATGAAGGATTTAGAACGTATTTTAATAGAAAAAAGAGATCAATATGAACAAGTATTAATTATTACTGATGGTGTATTTTCAATGGATGGCGACATTGCGAATTTACCAGAAATAGTAAGGTTAGCTAAACAATATAAGTGTTTAACTTATGTTGATGATGCACATGGATCTGGGGTCTTAGGAGATAGAGGAAGAGGCACAGTAGATCATTTTAAACTACATGGGCAAGTAGATTTTATTGTAGGTACTTTATCTAAGGCTATCGGTGTTGTAGGTGGTTATGTATGTGGCTCAGCTGAAATGAGAGATTGGCTATTGCATAGAGGAAGACCTTTGTTATTTTCAACTGCAATGATGCCTGCTGCAGCTGCAGCAATTATCGAAGCATTCAATATGCTTGAAACATCAGATGAATATACAGAAAAATTATGGAGCAATGCAAAATATTTTAAAGAAAAATTGGAAAGACTAGGCTTTGATATAGGGCATAGTCAAACACCAATTACACCAATTATAATAGGAAATGAAGCGCTGACTATGGCTTTTTCAGAAAGTTTATTATACAATGGAGTATATGTTTCTGGCATTATTTTCCCAACTGTTCCTATGGGAACAGGAAGAATTAGATGTATGGTATCTGCACTACATACGAAAAAGCAGTTAGATAAAGCAATTGATATCATGGAGAAAACGGCAAAAAAACTACGTGTATTATAG
- the tdh gene encoding L-threonine 3-dehydrogenase — translation MQMTAIIKEKRDKGCKVTTAIVPEQLKPNEVLIKVLATSICGTDVHIYKWDKWSSKRVNPPNIMGHEFSGQVIKVGNEVTKVKLGDIVSSETHLVCGTCEFCKRGEYHICENTQIIGVDTDGCFAEYIKMPEFNLIVNNMDIDPAYLSIQEPLGNAVHTMLHFDIIDKTVAIVGCGPIGLMGVNIAKAMKSKKIIAIEINPYRIELAKKLGAHVVINPLEENVVERVLEETNGKGVDVVCEFSGNKSAIESSFKYIKAGGKMSMLGITPDLVEFDLSNDFIFKGITMYGVIGRLLFETWNQVTSLIKNHQLDLDLIITHRLPLKEVEKGMEIMISGNSGKIVLIPESKE, via the coding sequence ATGCAAATGACTGCAATTATTAAAGAAAAAAGAGATAAGGGTTGTAAGGTAACAACAGCGATTGTTCCTGAGCAACTAAAACCCAATGAGGTTTTGATTAAAGTACTTGCAACTTCGATTTGTGGAACTGATGTCCACATATACAAGTGGGATAAATGGAGTTCAAAAAGAGTGAATCCACCTAACATTATGGGACACGAATTTTCTGGACAAGTGATTAAGGTAGGAAATGAAGTTACTAAAGTTAAACTAGGGGATATTGTTTCATCAGAAACACATCTAGTTTGTGGTACATGTGAGTTTTGTAAGCGAGGGGAATACCATATATGTGAAAACACTCAAATCATTGGGGTTGACACAGATGGATGTTTTGCAGAATACATTAAAATGCCAGAATTTAATTTGATTGTAAATAACATGGATATCGATCCAGCATATTTATCTATACAAGAACCGCTTGGTAATGCAGTTCATACGATGCTTCATTTTGATATTATCGATAAAACTGTTGCTATCGTTGGATGTGGTCCAATTGGATTAATGGGTGTAAATATTGCTAAAGCTATGAAATCTAAAAAAATTATAGCAATTGAAATTAACCCGTATCGTATTGAACTAGCTAAGAAACTTGGAGCTCATGTAGTTATCAATCCATTAGAAGAAAATGTAGTCGAACGTGTTTTAGAAGAAACAAATGGCAAAGGTGTTGATGTCGTTTGTGAATTCTCTGGAAATAAATCTGCTATCGAAAGTTCATTTAAATATATCAAAGCTGGTGGCAAGATGTCAATGCTTGGCATTACTCCAGATTTAGTAGAATTTGATTTATCAAACGATTTTATTTTCAAGGGTATTACAATGTATGGTGTGATTGGTAGACTTTTATTTGAAACATGGAATCAAGTCACATCTTTAATAAAGAATCATCAATTAGATTTAGATTTAATAATTACACACAGACTTCCATTAAAGGAAGTTGAAAAAGGTATGGAGATTATGATTTCTGGAAATAGTGGGAAAATAGTTTTAATACCGGAAAGTAAGGAGTGA